Proteins co-encoded in one Enterobacter sp. R4-368 genomic window:
- a CDS encoding L,D-transpeptidase family protein, with translation MKRASLLSLCLFGALSALQVARAAEYPLPADGSRVIGQNQTYTVQAGDKNLQAIARHFDTAAMLILEANNTIAPVPRPGTIVTIPSQMILPDTPREGIVVNLAELRLYYFPPGKNSVQVYPIGIGQQGLETPVSVTRVSQKIPNPTWTPTAGIRARSLANGIELPPVIPAGPNNPLGRFALRLGIGNGEYLIHGTNAPDSVGLRVSSGCIRMNAPDIQALFAQVAAGTRVTIINEPVKYTVEPDGRHFIEVHRPLAQKVEENTQTVPITFSPALEAFIHNAGGDSGMITQALNRRAGYPIAIPVKTAAAASKESVLSVQNNAKGTTVDSEAQQEAVTQ, from the coding sequence ATGAAACGCGCGTCTTTGCTCTCCTTATGTCTTTTCGGCGCTTTAAGCGCACTCCAGGTGGCTCGTGCGGCAGAATATCCTCTGCCTGCCGACGGGAGCCGCGTTATTGGACAAAACCAGACTTACACCGTGCAGGCGGGGGATAAAAACCTGCAGGCCATCGCCCGTCATTTCGACACGGCAGCAATGTTGATCCTTGAAGCCAATAACACGATTGCACCCGTACCGAGGCCGGGTACGATCGTCACCATCCCTTCACAAATGATTTTGCCCGATACGCCGCGCGAAGGGATTGTGGTTAATCTGGCCGAGTTGCGGCTGTATTATTTCCCGCCTGGGAAAAATAGTGTGCAGGTGTACCCGATAGGTATTGGCCAACAGGGGCTGGAAACGCCGGTTTCGGTGACGCGGGTCAGCCAGAAGATCCCGAACCCAACCTGGACACCGACAGCGGGCATTCGCGCGCGTTCATTAGCCAACGGCATTGAATTGCCACCGGTGATACCCGCAGGGCCAAATAACCCCTTAGGGCGCTTTGCGCTGCGTCTGGGGATTGGCAATGGCGAATATCTTATCCACGGTACCAATGCGCCGGACAGCGTTGGGTTACGGGTCAGCTCAGGCTGTATCCGCATGAATGCACCGGATATCCAGGCGCTGTTTGCACAGGTTGCGGCTGGTACGCGCGTGACGATTATCAACGAACCGGTGAAATACACCGTAGAGCCTGACGGGCGGCACTTTATTGAAGTGCATCGTCCGCTGGCACAAAAGGTTGAAGAAAATACGCAGACGGTGCCGATCACCTTCTCTCCCGCGCTGGAAGCGTTTATTCATAATGCCGGCGGTGATAGTGGCATGATTACGCAGGCGTTGAATCGCAGGGCGGGTTATCCGATAGCGATTCCGGTTAAGACAGCGGCGGCAGCGTCGAAAGAAAGTGTGTTGTCCGTACAGAACAATGCGAAAGGTACGACGGTGGATTCAGAAGCCCAACAGGAGGCGGTAACGCAGTAG
- the sufE gene encoding cysteine desulfuration protein SufE yields MAALPDKEKLLRNFSRCANWEEKYLYIIELGQRLPELSADAHNPENVIQGCQSQVWIVMHRNEAGVIELAGDSDAAIVKGLIAIVFVLYQQMTAQDIVAFDVRPWFEKMSLTQHLTPSRSQGLEAMIRAIRNKAANIS; encoded by the coding sequence ATGGCCGCATTACCCGATAAAGAGAAACTGCTGCGCAATTTTAGCCGCTGTGCCAACTGGGAAGAGAAGTACCTCTATATTATTGAGCTGGGGCAGCGTCTACCGGAATTAAGCGCCGACGCACACAATCCTGAGAACGTTATTCAGGGCTGTCAGAGCCAGGTCTGGATTGTCATGCACCGCAATGAAGCGGGGGTGATTGAGCTGGCAGGCGACAGTGACGCCGCGATTGTCAAAGGACTTATTGCCATCGTCTTTGTGCTCTATCAGCAGATGACCGCGCAGGATATTGTGGCGTTTGACGTGCGCCCGTGGTTTGAAAAGATGTCCCTCACGCAACATTTGACGCCTTCTCGCTCACAGGGGCTTGAGGCGATGATCCGCGCGATTCGCAACAAAGCCGCCAACATTAGCTAA
- the sufS gene encoding cysteine desulfurase SufS: MSFPVNAVRADFPVLQREVNGLPLAYLDSAASAQKPNQVIDAEAEFFRHGYAAVHRGIHTLSAEATQRMENVRVQAAAFLNARLPEELVFVRGTTEGINLVANSWGNSQVRAGDNIIISAMEHHANIVPWQMLCERVGAELRVIPLNQDGTLQQDVLPTLLDERSRLLAITQVSNVLGTENPVAEIIALAHQHGAKVLVDGAQAVMHHPVDVQALDCDFYVFSGHKLYGPTGIGVLYAKEAILQDMPPWEGGGSMIATVSLTEGTTYAKAPWRFEAGTPNTGGIIGLGAAIEYVRKLGLEAIGEYEQTLMHYALNALADVPDLTLYGPAQRKGVIAFNLGKHHAYDVGSFLDNYGVAVRTGHHCAMPLMAFYHVPAMCRASLVMYNTEEEVDRLVTGLKRIHQLLG, encoded by the coding sequence ATGAGTTTTCCCGTGAACGCCGTTCGCGCCGATTTCCCGGTGCTGCAGCGTGAAGTGAACGGACTACCGTTGGCCTATCTCGACAGCGCGGCCAGTGCGCAAAAACCGAACCAGGTCATTGATGCCGAAGCTGAATTTTTCCGCCACGGGTATGCGGCGGTACACCGCGGTATTCATACGCTCAGTGCGGAAGCCACCCAGCGAATGGAAAACGTGCGGGTGCAGGCCGCGGCGTTCCTTAACGCACGGTTGCCGGAAGAGCTGGTGTTTGTGCGCGGCACGACCGAAGGAATTAACCTGGTGGCGAACAGCTGGGGTAACAGCCAGGTGCGCGCGGGCGACAACATTATCATTAGCGCGATGGAACACCACGCCAATATCGTTCCGTGGCAGATGCTGTGCGAGCGCGTGGGCGCGGAGTTACGCGTGATCCCGCTTAACCAGGATGGCACGCTGCAACAGGATGTGTTGCCAACGTTGCTGGATGAACGCTCGCGGCTGCTGGCGATCACGCAGGTGTCGAACGTGCTGGGCACCGAAAACCCGGTAGCGGAAATCATTGCGCTGGCGCATCAGCATGGTGCGAAAGTGCTGGTGGACGGCGCGCAGGCGGTCATGCACCATCCGGTGGATGTGCAGGCGCTGGATTGCGATTTTTATGTTTTCTCCGGGCATAAACTGTATGGGCCTACGGGTATTGGCGTGTTATATGCCAAAGAGGCTATCTTGCAGGATATGCCGCCGTGGGAAGGGGGCGGCTCGATGATCGCCACCGTGAGCCTGACCGAAGGCACAACTTATGCGAAAGCGCCGTGGCGTTTTGAAGCCGGTACGCCGAACACAGGCGGCATTATCGGGCTTGGTGCGGCAATTGAGTATGTCCGCAAGCTGGGGCTGGAAGCGATTGGTGAATACGAGCAGACGCTGATGCATTACGCACTCAATGCGCTGGCGGATGTGCCGGATCTGACGCTTTATGGCCCGGCGCAGCGCAAGGGCGTCATCGCGTTTAATCTCGGGAAACACCACGCCTATGATGTCGGCAGTTTTCTCGATAATTACGGCGTTGCGGTGCGCACCGGCCATCACTGTGCGATGCCGCTGATGGCGTTTTACCATGTTCCCGCCATGTGTCGCGCGTCACTGGTTATGTACAATACGGAAGAAGAGGTGGATCGTCTGGTAACTGGCCTGAAACGCATTCATCAGTTACTGGGCTAA
- the sufD gene encoding Fe-S cluster assembly protein SufD, whose amino-acid sequence MAGLPNSSNALQQWHHLFETQGGARSESAQQHLQQMLRLGLPTRKHENWKYTPLEGLLNSQFVSTSGTIGAGQRDTLALPVDAVRLVFVDGQFNAALSDDTAGSGFEVKFADVREALPAPVQPEVFLHLTESLAQSVTWIQVARNQRPAKPLLLMHITQGLAGDEMNTAHYRHHLELAQGAEATIYEHYVSLNDARHFTGSRLTMNVAANAHLHHVKLAFENPQSYHFAHNDILLAADAAADSHSFLLGGAVLRHNTSTQLNGENTQLRINSLAMPVKAEVCDTRTWLEHNQGYCNSRQLHKTIVSDKGRAVFNGLIKVAQHAIKTDGQMTNNNLLLGRLAEVDTKPQLEIYADDVKCSHGATVGRIDDEQMFYLRSRGINQQAAQQMIIHAFAAELTEAISDEALKQQVLARISQRLAGGRV is encoded by the coding sequence ATGGCTGGCTTACCGAACAGCAGTAACGCGCTGCAACAGTGGCATCATCTGTTTGAAACGCAGGGCGGTGCGCGTTCTGAATCGGCGCAGCAGCATCTGCAGCAAATGCTGCGTTTAGGGTTGCCGACACGCAAACATGAAAACTGGAAATACACGCCGCTGGAAGGCTTACTGAACAGCCAGTTTGTGAGTACCTCTGGCACGATTGGTGCCGGGCAGCGCGATACGCTGGCATTGCCGGTGGATGCCGTACGACTGGTGTTTGTCGATGGTCAGTTTAACGCGGCGCTGAGCGATGACACCGCGGGTTCTGGTTTTGAGGTCAAATTTGCCGATGTGCGGGAGGCGCTGCCTGCGCCGGTGCAGCCGGAAGTGTTCCTGCATCTGACAGAAAGCCTGGCGCAGAGCGTGACCTGGATTCAGGTAGCGCGTAACCAGCGTCCTGCTAAACCGTTGCTGCTTATGCATATTACTCAAGGGCTGGCGGGCGACGAGATGAATACCGCCCATTATCGCCACCATCTTGAGCTTGCCCAGGGGGCGGAAGCGACAATTTACGAACATTACGTCAGCCTGAACGATGCGCGCCACTTTACGGGCTCACGCCTGACGATGAATGTGGCGGCGAATGCGCACCTGCACCACGTCAAACTGGCGTTTGAAAATCCGCAAAGCTACCACTTTGCGCACAATGACATCTTGCTTGCGGCGGATGCGGCGGCAGATAGCCACAGTTTCCTGCTCGGCGGCGCGGTGTTGCGCCACAACACCAGCACGCAACTTAATGGCGAAAACACGCAGTTGCGCATCAACAGCCTGGCGATGCCGGTGAAAGCGGAAGTGTGCGATACCCGCACCTGGCTTGAGCATAATCAGGGCTACTGCAACAGCCGCCAGCTACATAAAACCATCGTCAGCGATAAAGGCCGCGCGGTGTTTAATGGCCTGATCAAAGTTGCGCAACATGCCATCAAAACCGACGGGCAGATGACCAATAATAATCTGTTGCTCGGACGCCTGGCGGAGGTGGATACCAAGCCACAACTGGAAATTTATGCCGATGATGTGAAATGCAGCCACGGTGCGACGGTAGGCCGCATTGATGATGAACAGATGTTTTATTTGCGCTCGCGCGGCATCAATCAACAGGCGGCGCAACAGATGATAATCCATGCTTTCGCGGCTGAACTGACGGAAGCCATTAGCGACGAAGCATTGAAACAACAGGTTCTGGCGCGTATCAGCCAGCGCCTGGCAGGGGGCAGAGTATGA